The genomic DNA TGACTTACCTCATCGATGGCGGCAATTGTGAAATCATTACGCTCGACAGCTTGCGTCCCGGCCTGGGCGTTGGCACGGCTTTAATCGAGGCGGTCAAAGCAATAGCGCAGGAGGCGGGATGTGACAGGTTGTGGCTAATGACAACCAACGACAATCTT from Gemmatimonadaceae bacterium includes the following:
- a CDS encoding GNAT family N-acetyltransferase, translated to MRQFIVKRWLAETVVAHGQEFYPHRLPGFVAVSDIERVGLVTYLIDGGNCEIITLDSLRPGLGVGTALIEAVKAIAQEAGCDRLWLMTTNDNL